The Couchioplanes caeruleus sequence AGCGTGCCGTAGACGCTGGCGTCCCCGACCTCGGCCAGCCCGGCGGTCCGCAGGCGGCGCAGGATGTCGTATCCGTAACCGTCGTCCTCGCGCAGGGCGGCGAGCACCGCGAGATCCAGCACACCCTTGAGGAGCTGGGTCGTATCCACGCGCAGCACAGTACTTCGCGATGCGAAGTAGTGTCAAAAGATCGAAGGCGAGTAAGGCGTCAGCACCGTCCAGTTGAGGTTGCCGCGCCTGAAGTGAGCCGGGCGTCCGGCCTCACACCAGCGAGAAGGCGATCCCGTCGAGGATGTCGTGCTCGCTGGCGATCACCGACGCCTTGTTCGCCCGCTCCATGATGATGCGCAGGATCAGGGCACCCGCGCCGATCACGTCCGCGCGGCCCGGATGCATCACCGGCAGGTCGAGCCGGTCCGCGACCGTCGACCCGAGGATGTCGGCGGTCACCTTCGTCACGTCGTCGCGGTGGATCCGGGCGTGGTGGATCTGCCGGGGGTCGTACTCGGGGAGTCTCAGGGCCAGCGCCGCGACGGTGGTGACCGAGCCGGCCAGGCCGATCAGGGTCGCCGTGCCGTGACCCGAGACCGCGCGCAGGGCGTTGTCGACCGTCTTGGTGATGTCGCGCTCGGCGGCCTGGATCTCCGCCGGGGTCGGCGGGTCGCCGTGCAGATGCCGCTCGGTCATCCGGACGCAGCCGATGTCCACGGACACGGCGTGCTTCACCTCGCGGAAGCCGACCACGAACTCGGTGGAACCGCCGCCGATGTCGACGACCAGGTATGGCGGCTCCGCGTCCAGGCCGTGCAGAGCGCCGGTGAAGGACAGCCGGGCCTCCTCGTCGCCGGTGATCACCTCGGGCTCCACGCCGAGCACCGAACGGACCATCGTGCGGAACTCCTCCGCGTTGGAGGCGTCCCGGGAGGCCGAGGTGGCGCACATGCGCACGCGGTCGACGCCCAGTTCGGCGATCTCCGCCGCGTAGCCCACCAGGGCCTTACGGGTGCGCTCGATCGCCTCCGGCGCCAGCCGTCCGGTGCTGTCGACACCCTCGCCGAGCCGGACGATCTCCATCCGGCGGGCGACGTCCGTCAGCTTTCCCCCCGCCACGTCGGCGATGAGCAGACGGATCGAGTTGGTGCCACAGTCGATGGCGGCGACTCTCACTCAGGGCTCCTATAGATGCAGCAACATCCGCTTGTTGCCGAGCGTATTCGGCTTCACCCGTTCGAGGTCGAGGAACTCGGCAACGCCCTCGTCGTACGAGCGCAGCAACTGCTCGTAGACGGCGTGCGGCACCGGGGCGCCGTCGATCTCTTCGAAGCCGAAGGAGCCGAAGAAGCGGGTCTCGAAGGTCAGGCAGAACACCCGGGCCACGCCCAGCTCCCGCGCGGCGCCGAGCAGCTCCGCGACCAGGCGATGGCCGATCTTCATGCCGCGGTGGGCGGGGTCGACGGCGACCGTACGGATCTCCGCCAGGTCCTCCCACATGACGTGCAGGGCGCCACACCCGATGACCCGGTCCTGCTCCGCATCCACGGCCACCCAGAACTCCTGGACGCTCTCGTACAGCGTGACGGTGGCCTTGCTGAGCAGCCTGCGGTCCTCGGTGTACGTGTCCACGAGCGCCCGGATGGCCTTCACGTCGGCGGTACGGGCCCGGCGGATCTCGATCCCCACCGGCTCACCCGGTCCCGCGAGCGACACACGGGCCACCGGACCACCACGCGCCGACGGCCTCACGGACCTCGTCGCCGAACGGGTTGACGCCGGGGCCGGCCGCCAGCGCGTGACCGAGGTGGACGTGCAGGCACTTGACCCGGTCCGGCATGCCACCGGCCGAGACCTTCTCGATCTCGGGCACGTGCCGCGCCGCCTCGCGCCGGGCCAGATAGTCCTCGTGCGCGGCGCGGTAGCGCTCCGCCAGCTCCGGGTCCACGGCGAGCCGGACCTGCATCTCGCGCATCACGCCGGCGGACTCGAGGCGGCTGCACGCCGCCGTCGCACGCGGGCAGGTCAGATAGAACATCGTCGGGAACGGTGTGCCGTCGTCCAGCCGGGGCTCGGTCTCCACGACGTCGGGGTTGCCGCAGGGGCAACGGTGCGCGACGGCGCGGGTGCCGCGGGGGCGGCGGCCGAGCTGCTCGGCGACGATCTCGAGATCGGTCTCGGAAGGAGTCGTCATCTACTTTCGGGATTCTGCATTGGCGGCGGCGACGCTTCCCCACAGTGTGTCGTACCACCGGTCGGGGCCGGGCGCCGCGGTGCCGGCCGCGTCGCGAGCGGCGCCGGCCGGGTCGTTGAGCACCAGCAGCGGCACCTCACCGGGCTTGACGTAGAACAGCCGGTCCCGGGCCTGGATGCGGACGTACTCCTTGTCCTTCCACTTGTCGACCTCCTCCTCCAGCCCCTTGATCTTCGCCTGCTGCGCGGCCTGGTCGGCCTGCATCTGGGCGATCTGGGACTCCTGGGCGAGGTAGACGCGGACCGGGTAGGTGTAGGCGAGGGCCAGCGCGACCAGGACGATGATCAGGACGGTGGCGCGCCCGGTGAAGGCCTTGGGACGGGTCGCGACCGTACGCTTCGTGGCCCCGGAGGCCGCGGCGCGGCGTGCCGCCGCCGGCCTGCTGCCGGAGCGGTTGACGCTGCCGGTGGTGCGGGCGGTGGGGATGCGACGCGGCTCGATGCGCGTCGCCCCGGTGTCACGGACACGGCCCGGTCGGGCGCCATTGCGGACCCCCGGACGCCCCGCCTGGCCGGTGGGACGACGGGTCGGACCCTGCCCACTCGGTGTGCGGCGCTGCGTCATCCCTGCCCTCCCCCCGGCACTCGCCAAGACCATGGAGTTGCGGCACCTGCCCGCCAGGCTATGCCTCCGGCAGGCGGCGCCACAACTCCATGATCCGTCGACGGAGCGTTACGCGGTGCGGTAACGCGGGAACGCGCCCGCCCCGGCGTACCGCGCGGCCTCGCCCAGCTCCTCCTCGATGCGCAGGAGCTGGTTGTACTTCGCCACCCGGTCCGAGCGGGCCGGCGCCCCGGTCTTGATCTGGCCACTGCCGACGGCCACGGCCAGGTCGGCGATGGTGGTGTCCTCGGTCTCGCCGGAACGGTGGCTCATCATCGTCTTGAAGCCGGCCCGGTGCGCCATGTCCACGGCGTCCAGGGTCTCGGTCAGCGAGCCGATCTGATTGACCTTGACGAGGACCGCGTTGGCGGCACCCTCGGCGATGCCCCGGCCGATGCGGGTGGGGTTGGTCACGAACAGGTCGTCGCCGACGATCTGGAGCTTGCCGCCGAGCTGGGAGGTCATCGCGGTCCAGCCGGCCCAGTCGTCCTCGGACAGCGGGTCCTCGATGGAGACGATCGGGTACGTCTCGGCGAGCTTGGCGTAGTAGTTGATCATCTCCTCGGTCGACTTCGGCGTGCCCTCGAAGACGTACGCGCCGTCGGAGTGGAACTCCGTCGCGGCGACGTCCATGGCGAGCACGATGTCGGTGCCCAGGGAGAACCCGGCGGCCTGCACGGCCTCGGCGATCAGGTCCAGCGCGGAGGCGTTCGACGGCAGGCTCGGGGCGAAGCCGCCCTCGTCGCCCAGGCCGGTCGACAGGCTCTTCTTCTTCAGGACCGTCTTCAGCGCGTGGTAGACCTCCGCACCGCAGCGCAGCGCCTCGCGGAACGACGGCGCGCCGATCGGAGCGATCATGAACTCCTGCACGTCGACGTTCGAGTCCGCGTGTGCCCCGCCGTTGAGGATGTTCATCATCGGCACCGGCAGCAC is a genomic window containing:
- a CDS encoding amino-acid N-acetyltransferase, which encodes MEIRRARTADVKAIRALVDTYTEDRRLLSKATVTLYESVQEFWVAVDAEQDRVIGCGALHVMWEDLAEIRTVAVDPAHRGMKIGHRLVAELLGAARELGVARVFCLTFETRFFGSFGFEEIDGAPVPHAVYEQLLRSYDEGVAEFLDLERVKPNTLGNKRMLLHL
- a CDS encoding DUF501 domain-containing protein — its product is MTTPSETDLEIVAEQLGRRPRGTRAVAHRCPCGNPDVVETEPRLDDGTPFPTMFYLTCPRATAACSRLESAGVMREMQVRLAVDPELAERYRAAHEDYLARREAARHVPEIEKVSAGGMPDRVKCLHVHLGHALAAGPGVNPFGDEVREAVGAWWSGGPCVARGTG
- a CDS encoding FtsB family cell division protein encodes the protein MTQRRTPSGQGPTRRPTGQAGRPGVRNGARPGRVRDTGATRIEPRRIPTARTTGSVNRSGSRPAAARRAAASGATKRTVATRPKAFTGRATVLIIVLVALALAYTYPVRVYLAQESQIAQMQADQAAQQAKIKGLEEEVDKWKDKEYVRIQARDRLFYVKPGEVPLLVLNDPAGAARDAAGTAAPGPDRWYDTLWGSVAAANAESRK
- a CDS encoding Ppx/GppA phosphatase family protein, which encodes MRVAAIDCGTNSIRLLIADVAGGKLTDVARRMEIVRLGEGVDSTGRLAPEAIERTRKALVGYAAEIAELGVDRVRMCATSASRDASNAEEFRTMVRSVLGVEPEVITGDEEARLSFTGALHGLDAEPPYLVVDIGGGSTEFVVGFREVKHAVSVDIGCVRMTERHLHGDPPTPAEIQAAERDITKTVDNALRAVSGHGTATLIGLAGSVTTVAALALRLPEYDPRQIHHARIHRDDVTKVTADILGSTVADRLDLPVMHPGRADVIGAGALILRIIMERANKASVIASEHDILDGIAFSLV
- the eno gene encoding phosphopyruvate hydratase produces the protein MATIEAIVAREILDSRGNPTVEVEVGLDDGNTGRAAVPSGASTGAFEAIELRDGDKGRYLGKGVEKAVGNVEDKIADELIGYEASEQRLIDEKMLDLDGTSDKSELGANAILGVSLAVARAAAASAELSLFRYVGGPNAHVLPVPMMNILNGGAHADSNVDVQEFMIAPIGAPSFREALRCGAEVYHALKTVLKKKSLSTGLGDEGGFAPSLPSNASALDLIAEAVQAAGFSLGTDIVLAMDVAATEFHSDGAYVFEGTPKSTEEMINYYAKLAETYPIVSIEDPLSEDDWAGWTAMTSQLGGKLQIVGDDLFVTNPTRIGRGIAEGAANAVLVKVNQIGSLTETLDAVDMAHRAGFKTMMSHRSGETEDTTIADLAVAVGSGQIKTGAPARSDRVAKYNQLLRIEEELGEAARYAGAGAFPRYRTA